TCTTGAAGGCGGTGCCGCACATCATCGGCACGATCTCGCGCTTCAGGGTCAGCTCGCGCAGACCAGCATAGACCTCGTCGGCAGGCAGGTCGCCTTCCTCGAGATACCGCTCCATGCGCTCCTCGCTGCTCTCGGCGACGGTCTCCACCATCTTCTCGCGCCACTCGGCCGCCTCGGACTGCAGGCTCTCCGGAATGTCGCGGAGCTCATAGGTCATGCCCATGTCCTCCGGATTCCAGTAGATGGCCTTCATGGTCACCAGGTCGATAACGCCCTCGAAGCCGTCCTCGGCGCCGATCGGAATGACGATCGGGATCGGGTTCGCGTTCAGGCGCGCCTGCATCTGCTCGACGACGTTGAAGAAGTTGGCGCCGGTGCGGTCCATCTTGTTGACGAAGCCCATGCGCGGGACCTTGTACTTGGTCGCCTGACGCCAGACCGTCTCGGACTGCGGCTGCACGCCGCCGACCGCGCAATACACCATGACCGCGCCGTCGAGCACGCGCATCGAACGCTCGACCTCGATGGTGAAGTCGACGTGCCCGGGGGTATCGATGATGTTGACCCGGTGCTCCTCGAACTGCTTGTCCATGCCCTGCCAGAAGCAGGTGGTCGCCGCCGAGGTGATGGTGATGCCGCGCTCCTGCTCCTGCTCCATCCAGTCCATGGTCGCGGCGCCGTCATGCACCTCGCCCATCTTGTGCGACACGCCGGTGTAGAACAGCACGCGCTCGGTGGTGGTGGTCTTTCCGGCGTCGATATGCGCGGAAATACCGATGTTGCGATAGCGCTCGATGGGGGTATTGCGTGCCACGGCGGATTCCTCGGTTCGGGCTTCTGCGGTCGATCGGTTCCGCTGCTACCAGCGGAAATGCGAAAAGGCCTTGTTGGCCTCCGCCATGCGGTGGGTGTCCTCGCGCTTCTTGACGGCGGCGCCGCGGCTCTCGGCCGCGTCCATCAGCTCGCCGGCCAGGCGCTGGGACATGCCCTGCTCGCCGCGGGCGCGGGTGGCGTCGATGATCCAGCGCATCGCCAGGGTGTTGCGGCGCACCGCACGCACCTCGACGGGGACCTGATAGGTGGCACCGCCGACGCGGCGCGACTTGACCTCGACGGTCGGGCGCACGTTGTCGAGCGCCTGCTCCAGCACCGGCAGCGGCTCGTCCGTGCCCTGCTTGCTGGAAACGATGTCGAGAGCCCCGTAGACGATCTTCTCGGCCACGGAGCGCTTGCCGGCGATCATCATCATGTTGATGAACTTGGCCAGCAGTTCGGAATGGAACTTGGGGTCCGGGAGGACCTTGCGGACTTCGGCGCGACGACGACGCATGGCGACCCCTCCTAGCTGCTCTTGGGGCGCTTGGCGCCGTACTTGGAACGACCCTGGCGACGCTTGTCGATGCCGGCGCAGTCGAGCGCGC
This DNA window, taken from Algiphilus sp., encodes the following:
- the rpsG gene encoding 30S ribosomal protein S7; the encoded protein is MRRRRAEVRKVLPDPKFHSELLAKFINMMMIAGKRSVAEKIVYGALDIVSSKQGTDEPLPVLEQALDNVRPTVEVKSRRVGGATYQVPVEVRAVRRNTLAMRWIIDATRARGEQGMSQRLAGELMDAAESRGAAVKKREDTHRMAEANKAFSHFRW